A stretch of the Brevundimonas sp. MF30-B genome encodes the following:
- a CDS encoding CaiB/BaiF CoA-transferase family protein — translation MTTTSSPPLKGVRVLDLSRVLAGPWATQLLADLGAEVIKIERPGVGDDTRHWGPPFTIRTDGSRGDAAYFLCANRGKGSVELDIATPDGAEAVRRLAATCDVVVENFKVGGLKKYGLDYASLSKDRPELVYCSITGFGQTGPRAHQAGYDYMIQAMGGLMSVTGQADGQPGAEPMKVGVAVADLFTGLYAANGVLAALLRARASGVGGHVDIALFDVQAAMLANQATNWFVSGQAPGRMGNAHPNLAPYQPFACSDGSVVVAVGNDGQFRALATALGAPELGEDPRFVTNAVRVEHRAALSAALSALVVGFTQAGLIAALEAAGVPCGPVNTVDQVFAEPQAVARGLVVEQTRPDLTQPVRTVANPIRLDGAPLVAAAPPPALGQTNG, via the coding sequence ATGACCACTACTTCCTCTCCGCCCCTCAAGGGTGTCCGCGTGCTGGACCTTTCGCGCGTGCTGGCCGGGCCTTGGGCGACCCAACTGCTGGCGGACCTCGGCGCTGAGGTGATCAAGATCGAACGGCCGGGCGTCGGCGACGACACCCGGCACTGGGGTCCCCCCTTCACCATCCGCACCGACGGCTCGCGTGGGGACGCGGCCTATTTCCTGTGCGCCAACCGGGGCAAGGGCTCGGTGGAGCTGGACATCGCCACGCCCGACGGCGCCGAGGCGGTGCGCCGCCTGGCCGCGACCTGCGATGTGGTGGTCGAGAACTTCAAGGTCGGTGGCCTGAAGAAGTACGGCCTGGACTACGCCAGCCTCTCCAAGGACCGCCCAGAACTGGTCTATTGCTCCATCACCGGCTTTGGCCAGACCGGCCCGCGCGCGCACCAGGCCGGCTACGACTACATGATCCAGGCCATGGGCGGGCTGATGAGCGTGACCGGCCAGGCCGATGGCCAGCCGGGCGCCGAGCCCATGAAGGTCGGTGTCGCCGTAGCAGACCTGTTCACCGGCCTGTATGCCGCCAACGGCGTGCTGGCCGCTCTGCTGAGAGCGCGGGCGTCGGGAGTCGGCGGCCATGTCGACATCGCCCTGTTCGACGTCCAGGCGGCCATGCTGGCCAATCAGGCGACGAACTGGTTCGTTTCGGGACAGGCGCCCGGCCGCATGGGCAACGCCCACCCCAACCTGGCCCCCTACCAGCCCTTCGCCTGTTCCGACGGCTCGGTCGTGGTCGCCGTCGGCAACGACGGCCAATTCCGCGCCCTGGCGACCGCCTTGGGCGCGCCTGAGCTGGGCGAGGATCCGCGCTTCGTGACCAACGCCGTCAGGGTCGAGCACCGCGCGGCTCTCTCGGCCGCCCTTTCGGCCCTTGTCGTCGGCTTCACCCAGGCCGGGCTGATCGCGGCGCTGGAAGCGGCGGGCGTGCCCTGCGGGCCCGTCAACACTGTGGATCAGGTCTTCGCCGAGCCTCAGGCCGTGGCGCGCGGCTTGGTGGTCGAGCAGACGCGCCCGGACCTGACCCAGCCGGTCCGCACCGTCGCCAATCCGATCCGTCTGGACGGAGCCCCGCTGGTGGCTGCTGCGCCGCCCCCCGCCCTGGGCCAGACGAATGGTTAG